A region of the Mugil cephalus isolate CIBA_MC_2020 chromosome 23, CIBA_Mcephalus_1.1, whole genome shotgun sequence genome:
TCCAAAGCCGGCGCTCAAAAGCAAAAGCTCAAACCGCTCCTCGGAGGCAAAAAGTTTTAGATGAGAGCGTGGCTCGGGGAGGAAGCTATGAAAACGGAGCTGTGCCCAGGGTAGAAATGTTCAGTGAATATACGAGGGAGCAAATGAAGGCCAGTGGAGTGGACGCAGGGATCATATCTTCCTTATCAGGCCTGGAAACATCAGCCATGAAGCCAGAAGAGGAGGCGGTTTCACAAAACCACACCAGCTCCCGCTACGACTTTCTGGAAAACCTGAGCAGCTCATCGGTGAACAGACTTAAAAATACCTCAACATCCATCCAGGACGATCCCAAGGATGTGGAGGACATCTGGGTGGACTCGTGCACCTTCAGATACCTCCAAACGTTTCACAAGACGCAGTTAGACGGATGTTTAAAAAACGCGTACGTCGTCGAAGGAAGAGACCTCACGCGGATCGCGTTGACCGGAAGTCAAACGTCCCGTTCCGCGTCCAGGCTCCGGGAATCCTTGGAAAACCTCAAGGATTTAATGGATTCGTGGCAGTCGAAGCTAAGAGTTCACGAGGTGCCTTACAGCAAGGCAGAGTTCCCCGACGAACGGGAACTGGCTCGAATCTGTGACAGTTTGCATCATAAAGACGTTCTTTACACATTTGAGGATTCTTGCATCAGAGTCGTCGGCCCTTCTTGGTCAAGTCACCTCTTCTGTGagatggtgaaaataaaaatccgTATACTCAAAGGAATGGTTGTAAAACCTTGAGATTTAAGAGATGTAATTATATCTGTGACCACAAGGTGGAGCAGTTGtgctttcacaaaaaaaaaggtactgaaatcatattaatttatagttttataatatatatagttttaATTGCTGTCAGATAATATGTACCAGActaatcagaataaaactgGTTGTCgctctctctttgtttccatgtgaatcttcattttaatttatgcatGAATTAATAATTAGGCCTCTTAATTCGAGCAGCAGCAGGGTTAAGTCTTAATTAACCCCCTCACGTCttcattacaaaaacaaaacaggtgcCAATCACTTTATTTCCAGTTTGTCTCTCAGGAGTTTGCACATACGTGACTATAAATgatttatatttgatgtgtgGGTTTAAAACTAGATTCTAATCCAGCCAATGCAGAATTAAAgctattttaaatatattttcactaatatatatgtatataaagcTGCATCCACTTGCTTTAACGAAGCAAAAACTTTATGTTTTCTTTGCTGTTGTGACTTCTCATGTCTTAGTGTATCTCCTGCCAGCAGGGGGCGGTGTAACACTGTCCTTCACACGGTGCGCCGGTTAAAAATAGAGACTGTAGCAGCCATGACTTGCTTCACTAAAGCAATTATGGAGGCTGGGTTTGGCAAGCAGGGCGCAGATTGGCAGGCAAATGATGTCAGTTGGACGTCCCATTATacaccctctcccctcctcactacacaaacacacacactcacacacatgcatacgaggagacagacagagggagagttGCACCTTTTCCAAGGAAAACACAGATCAGTAGATATGTCCAGATgctcagtatttatttatttttttatatatatatattttttttcttttctcaagcCTCAATAATTGATTCATTATGTAAAAATAAGCGGCGCGGCCGTAAcgaacgcacacaaacacagacaatcaCTCATCTCCCAGATACGCGCTCCCCTCTCTCTGACTTGTTACCATAGGAACGTAGTGGAAGAGGTTGCCGAGCTGCAGCGACGGGGCGTCGTTAGCCCTccgacacaataaaaaaaaataaataaaaggagttCCAGCAGAAGAAGCCTCCATGGTCGACTCAGAGGGGACGACGTGGTCTCTTAACACCCAGATAACGCAGCTTTAACAATGACCCGTTATAATATAGGGGGGTCAACAAGCAGGAAGCGTGAATTACTTTCTCCACTCTTTCCCCTCATTATGCATAAAGCATAATTAGGTGACAGCATTTGTGAATATATTAGGCGTGATGACTTTGATGATGGAGGTCAAAATCAGCAGCAGACCAGAAAAGGAAGCTCGAGTGTCTTCTCAAGGACGAGgtctgctgcagctcaaaaaCCTGTAATTGGACTAAGGCTGGATCACTCCACAGACCCCCGGGGCCCCCGAGCCCCCGCCTCTGATTTTACTGGGAACATTTAGTGTCAGGAAGCCAGTCAACAAGTACACGTGTCGTGGGCAAACAACTGTAATTACATGTAGAACGAGCGGCACGACACAAAAGTGACCGCAGACCCACAAATACATGCACACTGGCCACAGAGATAcacaaaatgatgacaaaataCATGCACAGTGGCCATAAGTAGTggcaaatattaacaaaatagTGGCAAAGACCTGGAATAACCACAAATACATGCATACTGACCAAAGAgatacacaaaacaaagacaaaaacatacaaaatgatcacaaaatacATGCACAGTGGCCATAAGATACACAAAATAGTGGCGAAGACCTGGAATAACCACAAATACATGCACACTGGCCATAAAACTACCCTAAATCAAGACATTAACATGCcaaatgaacacaaatacaTTCACAATGGCCGTAAGGCtacacaaaatgacaacaaatgcaTGCAAAATTAGCACAAAGTGATGGCAAAGatacaaaacacatacacaatggccataaagacacacaaaacagtggCAAATACATGCAAAATGATGGCAATGAttcaaaatgaccacaaaataCATACACAATGGCCGTAAAGACACACATAATGACAAAAGAATTACACATAATGACCAGAAATACATGGAAACAAACGTAAAGATGCCAAACAGCTGCAAAGATCTGCAGTGactgcaaatacacacagagcATGACCACAAATACatgcaaaatgaccacaaaatacacacacaatggCCGTGAGGACACGCAAAATGGTGGCAAAGACCCAAAATGACGATAAAATACATGCACAATGGCCCTAAGGTACACAAAATTGTGGCAAATACATACAAAATGAgcacaaaatgatcacaaaggcttaaaaaaaataaccacagaCCCACAAAATCACCACAAAAATATCTAAAACGATCGAGTCTCGTGAAAATACCGACATCAGGATGCAAAAAGATCACAAAGAGAAGTGTGAGAGGTCTACGGAAACTGGAGAAAACGCACAAAGGAGACACAAAGATGCCAAACAACCTTCAGATttgcacaaaaagacaaacaaaacacatgccTCCACCTAGACGAGGCCCTGGTCatgttcagacacacacatcttgGAGGTCGGGGGTCAGGCAGACAAGCAGCGAGGACCCCCGCCCCTCCTCCTTCCGTCTCCACGGTGATGGATGGGGGGGCTGCCGGTGATGGATAGCCGTCTCCAGGcgatgtgcgcgtgtgtgtccgtgtcacaAATTGCATCTTAATGATTCTCTTTACAGATCATCACGCTGCCTCGGAGGAGGGACGCGGGGACACTTCTCGGGTCCTCCGTCTAAATGTCCAAACGTTTGCGTGGGTATTAGGGAGGCGTGATGGAGGAGCCGCTGAGGCAGACGTCGGGGGCAACGGAGCAGGAAAATGGTTTGTGTGCGTTAGCTGGTGTTTAATTGGTCTCACGACGTACGAGTTTTGATAACATAAGTGTGACCGATGGCCGGTGCTTAGCGCGCACACACTTATCTGTTGTTGCATCTTTCCCTCCTTTAGCAGCTGATCTTGCTCCTACCTGTCCCACTATTACCCCCGTCCACGTTTAAAGGACAAAAACTAGCCGGGACTTGGGGGTCACCGTGACGACCTAGGCCAGACATTTTCCCTGGCGTCCCTGAGGGAGACTGATCTTTTCAACTGCAGATAATTTAATGATATTTCATCTTAATTCAATTTGGGTTCCTGCAATGTCATCGGGAACACGTAGTTGGTAATTTAGTACCTTTACATGAACACTAGCGTCCCTgcgggggggggaggggggggggaagggggggctTATCCTTTAATCCCTTAATGTGATattgaagaaaagaaacctgccttctttctttccttccataGGACACATCATTACCCTTTTTCGCAATCTCTTGTTTTAGTACAGGATCAGGATCATCTGCTccatcttcctccctcctcacatccccccccccccagctgtTCGTCCTCGCCTACGAGTCGGTCCAGGAAGTGTCGGTGTAATTACCATTCTCTCTCCTCTGACcgtctccaaaaaaaaaaagtcgcagTTAGTGGGGTGTGAAGAAGAAACGTGATTGCCTGTTAAACCTCGAGACTCCGCGAGGCTCAACACACGGACGCCACATGTGGACCCCCCCCCATAAATTTTGCACTTATTTGGAGATGAGTCCGACAGTCGAAGGCTAAAGATGGACGGTCTCTAGCAAGTCAGTGCTGAAGGTGTAAAACTAGAGAGGAAGAACGACTGATACGTCCCATTAGCAACACGGCTAACGCATGCTAATGGACATTacaccccaaactgatggacagattaagtggggacctcctacctactatatatgttctatattaaactaatgCTACTTATTgttattagcatttagcattaaatattaagctaaaataaatttaaatttgtggggaaaattaaaaatatataaaaaatgtcgaatcaaccaaagattttgcgaccccccctgcagtacctctacaGACCCCTAGGGGCAGCGGacgccctgttgaagacctatgcactaAAGTAACTCTATGCCGAACTGAGCTAATGATTGTGAGGTACTAAGGTGATGTTTAAGGCTTGAGGAGGTAACGCAACCTAATGCATGCTAATTAcaggttagcagttagcttaTCAATAGCTGCATGTAGCCAAATTGGCTACATTTGTTTTGacgcatgaaaaataaaaacttgcttCATCTGGTCTCAGATGCAATTTCATCCCACACCTCTCTGCTCCATTAACCGACCAaagacaccacagaagaagacggagagaaagaggagcccATTTCTCAGGTGGCTCCTCGCGGCGTCAAATAAATTGTCGGTCTTCAAGATCGCACGAGGCACTCTGTCTTATTTTAAACTGTACGCGGACGTGTCCGGGAATAGGTCTGATTTGTGTGAAAGCACCTGCACGACTTAACGGCCTGTACAGTTGTGAAATTGCACCCAACACAGAAATGGCATGAGTGGCTGCATCAATTACTACGTCTGCcgatactacacacacacacacacgacaggACCCAAGGGTGACAATAAAAACTGTACTGAATTGAATTCAGCTGCGTTAGATGAAGAAGACGTTTTCATCTATTCTCATCTTGTCTGGACTTAAACGGTCAAAGACTAAAAGGACAGACGTGACGACATACGAGGTTGTGGAGCTGACACGGAGCTGATAGCATGTGTCAGCGCGGTTCTGTTTGCACGCGcaggtgtgtttgtgatgaGCGCATTTGTATTCTGTCTGCATCTGAAATCAGCGGAGAGGTGGAGATGAATAGAGCGGCCTTTATGTGAAATGTTAATGCGCTGACAAAGGACGGACGCGTTGTGTGTACGAAgccttaaaaagaaaacagatcatTCAGAACCCGCGTTGAATGAGGTGAATCACGGCtacaaatgcaaacattttaattgcACGTGCGCTGTAACGTGCATAAAATTAGcgggttttcattttttctgcagctgtgaCCTCGGCAGCTTTAAGGCCAAACACGCGGCGtgacctcctctggcttttcCCAGTAGatctttttcacattttgacttgtcGCCGTACAAGGAAGCACAGGTGGAAATTAATGGTGGTGCATTTAGTGTCCTGGAGAGACATGACAGCGAACCAGCATGCACTAAATGCAGCCACAATTAATGCACCGGTGCAGCAGTGTCGATGCACTTCAAATTTTTCATACTCATGCTGCGTTTTTTTATGCTAATTCTTTATTATAAGTAGCATAAACTACACCCTCACCCCGTATTTGCAATCTGTGCAAAGAGCAACATCTATCCGTACAGAAAACGTAAACATCTCTTCCTAAAGCACTTACACGTCTCCAAACCGCCATGCAGCCGAACTCCTAAGTGGCCGCCCGCATCCACGCTACCTAACCTCGAATGCGGGAAGGAGCACGTTGATTTGATTAGCCCCTCTCGACTCTTTAAAGCCTCCTGGAAATGTCAGCGAAATCATCAAAGCCTCCGTCTCCTTCATAAAGCCTTGATCAAAGGCATTCTCGGCATACTGCGCCTTCTATATCGCTGGCTCACGGGCAAAACGTCTGCATGTGCGCAGCGTTATTGGTTTTTATGGGAGTTTTATAAGTGGAGACAGGCCCCccgaaaaaaaacaggagagacAAGTGACATTTTCCCCCTTTCGGCTACGCCCTCAGCCCACCAACCCTCTGCCGCATTTGGAAGTATGTCACATGTGATCCGTGCACCGATATCACCCTTGTTTTACAAGAAATTCCTCCTTTATTTGCTCGGGCTGAACGGAGTTACGCTGCGTGTTTGTTTACGTGCGCCTGGCAGATTATTGCTTTGACCAAAACACTGaggttttaaaatgactgttgatttatttactttgctttGTTAATTTTTTGTATATAACTTGGTTTAGCTGcccataaataaatgcacaataGCTGGATTAAATTGCACCTTGCAGGCTACATGTTGCAAGCTAGCACGTTCCATTTTAATTAaactctttctttgtctctttcatgCGCCGACTGGTTTTGTGCGATTGTCTCTTGAACTATACCTCACAATATAATGGTGCACGTCGTCTCGTGGAGCAGAGAATCGCACAAACCGCGTGCGTTTAGCGTGCGGAACGTATGATTTATGAACTGAACCGCCTCTCGTATTAATCTCACCTGGCACATAATCTCATTAAAACAACGCGATCCTGTGCACTGCGGCGTCTTCGTGGGTAACCTTGGTTTTATGTCTtctattacacacacacacacacacgtacacacctccaccccatccGCCCCACTCACAGCAGGCCGCACAGACCTCAGGCCACTTCAGCAGATCAAAGACGTGCTGGTATGAACCCCTGCCTCCTTAAAAACCTCAAAATCCCACGAGCACAATCCCGGCGGCTCAAAGTAACACACTTCTTTTTAAACTCTCCATGTCTGGAGGGCCCGAAAGGTTTCCACCGTGCTTTTCATTCTCGTCTGGCGATGCCCAGGCGTCCAAATGCTCCCATATCTGCGCTGAGGGTTTTCCATATTCCTGCAGATAAATGCACGCTCGCAGATGCTGACACAATCAcaccctccccccaccccttcctGATTCCCCCTCCCATCGGTTTTGGGCAGCGTTAGCGGCTTGGCTCGCCACGCGGCGTCCTCGCCATGTCTGCTGCTGATTTCCAGGCCACAGAGCAGAGGCTTGCCAGTTGGCGGGGGTgggaggggtgtggggggggtgcAGGCTGAGCTCCAGAGATTGCATGAACATCACCGCGATGATACCGACAAAGAGAAGGGGAGCTCTGAACTACGAGGAGGCTCTCATCTGACTGTGTGGCGCGCCATAGGGAGTCACCGAAACGACA
Encoded here:
- the LOC125001174 gene encoding uncharacterized protein LOC125001174 isoform X1 encodes the protein METERRTVVVSGVPDVLPPSRMTDKLTIHFQTRRRSHGGDVEVVEYPTSMSGVAFVTFYREEDAERVVRKERHIMADSEFPEDYDLTVFLFSRDVFCYVSSATVDLLIFGSDQATLIESLRSAHRSIRFRPLPQERKALIEGPFSAVRALRHDLIRRAGRLKSSKLRGTPPNPRVISPPVSHGLSKAEREPLGSSGLSPPPPQQSTGEASEVQSRRSKAKAQTAPRRQKVLDESVARGGSYENGAVPRVEMFSEYTREQMKASGVDAGIISSLSGLETSAMKPEEEAVSQNHTSSRYDFLENLSSSSVNRLKNTSTSIQDDPKDVEDIWVDSCTFRYLQTFHKTQLDGCLKNAYVVEGRDLTRIALTGSQTSRSASRLRESLENLKDLMDSWQSKLRVHEVPYSKAEFPDERELARICDSLHHKDVLYTFEDSCIRVVGPSWSSHLFCEMVKIKIRILKGMVVKP
- the LOC125001174 gene encoding uncharacterized protein LOC125001174 isoform X2 — translated: MADSEFPEDYDLTVFLFSRDVFCYVSSATVDLLIFGSDQATLIESLRSAHRSIRFRPLPQERKALIEGPFSAVRALRHDLIRRAGRLKSSKLRGTPPNPRVISPPVSHGLSKAEREPLGSSGLSPPPPQQSTGEASEVQSRRSKAKAQTAPRRQKVLDESVARGGSYENGAVPRVEMFSEYTREQMKASGVDAGIISSLSGLETSAMKPEEEAVSQNHTSSRYDFLENLSSSSVNRLKNTSTSIQDDPKDVEDIWVDSCTFRYLQTFHKTQLDGCLKNAYVVEGRDLTRIALTGSQTSRSASRLRESLENLKDLMDSWQSKLRVHEVPYSKAEFPDERELARICDSLHHKDVLYTFEDSCIRVVGPSWSSHLFCEMVKIKIRILKGMVVKP